CGAAGCCGCCGACATCTATAGTTTTATCATGTATAACCTGGGAATGCAGTATCGATGACGGAAAGAGGAAGACCCATTCTGATCACCGGCGCCAACGGTTTGTTGGGCCAATACCTGGTGAAGGTTCTGATAGAGGAAGGCCAATTCCTCGTGGCGACGGGCCGCGGTGTCTGCCGGTTCCTGCACGCGGAGGTGTTTAAAGGCACCCCTCAACAGGCGCCCTCCTATATCTATGCGGATATGGACTTTACCGACCCGGCGTCTATCCGTCATGTCATGGACTACTGGAAGCCTTCGGTCGTCATCCACGCCGGTGCCATGACACAGGTCGATCCCTGCGAGGAAGACCCGCTGAAGTGTTACCAGGTCAATGTAGAAGGGACCGATCTTTTACTGGACGCGGCAAAGGCGGTGGGTGCCCGGTTTGTCTTTGTATCCACCGACTTCGTCTTCGACGGGGCCGCGGGTCCTTATAAAGAAGACGATACCCCCGCACCCATCAGCGTCTATGGCCAAAGCAAGTGGGAAGCCGAAAAACTCGTGATGCGTTCCGGTCTTGACTGGGCCATCGTCCGCACGATACTGGTCTACGGCACTCCCTTCAGCGGCACCCGTGCCAACATCATTAGCTGGGCACGGGACAGCCTCCAGGCCGGCCGCACCATCAAGGTTGTCTCCGATCAATGGAGAACCCCCACATACGTCGGAGACCTGGCCGAAGGCATTTCGGCGCTGTTGCGGTTGCAAAAGCAAGGCGTCTATCATATCTCGGGGCGGGACTTTCTGACGCCTTACGACATGACCCTGCGCACCGCGCGTTTGTTGGGTTTGGATGAAGCCCTCCTGGTCAAGGTGGACGCGTCGACTTTTTTCCAGCCGGGCCGACGGCCTCCCCGGACGGGGTTTATCATTGACAAAGCCAGGAGGGAACTGGGTTTCGAGCCGGTGTCCTTCGACGAAGGAATCCTGTTGACACTAGGCCTTACGGAGCGGTAGGCGAACTTCCGCCATCATACAACGCGCGCTGCCGCCCCCGTTTGTTTCGATGGTCGTCAGGTCCGCATAAAGAATCCGGTTGTGCGCGCCCAGTACGGCCAATTGTTCGCCCGAAAGCGACCCGAATGCCTGGGAAGACATGACCAGGAGCTTTTCGGCCCCCTCCACCTGTAACATATTCCCGGCGAAGCGCGCCATCTGGTCCAGGGTGATGCGTACGATTTCCTTCCCCGTCCCCCGGATCGTTTCCAGGACCGTCTCCCGCTCGTGTGCGTGCGGGATGGCGTCCGCACAGATCACCACGTAGGTATCCGCCACACACATCATGACGTTGGTATGGTAGATGGGAAGCCCTCCCGCGTCGAGCGCGGTAAAGGTAACAGGTTGGTATTCCAGCCTCCGGCAGAATTCATCCAGTACCTGCGGGTCCGTCCGGGGGGAAAGACAAGCATAAGCGATACGCTGGTCCCTATCCAGGACCATGCTGCCCGTGCCTTCCAGGTATTTCGATTTCGCCTCCCAACCGCTCAGGTCAAAGCGTCTCCGAATCACAAAATGCTCTTTTAGCGCGTCCAGCACCCCCTCCTTCCGCTCCAGCCGCCGGTTCGGGGCGAACATGGGGTAAAGGACCAGCGTCCCGTCCGTATGGAAGGATACCCAGTTGTTGGGAAAAATAGAATCCGGCGTATAAGGCTCAGGCGTATCACCTACCACCGTCACGTCCACACCGCTTTCCCGGAGCAGCGCCACGAAGGCGTCAAACTCCCGGGCGGCCTTCGCCTGGGCATCGTCGCCCGCACCCTCCACCTGGAAGGCATTGTTCACCGCGGTCTCTTCGTTAAACGCGAAGTTGACCGGGCGGATCATCAGAATATGTGAAGTCGTTTGCATATTCGTTAGCGAATGTCTTCCCTTACCAGCGGCATGCTCATGCAATGGAATCCCCCCCTTGCCCTCGACAATTCCGCCGACGGCATCAATATCAGGGTATCGTGTATCTCCGCCGTCGTCAATCGCCCGCTGTCCAGCTGTTCGATCAGCTCTTCCGCATGGATGGTGTGAAACCCGTTTTTGCGGAAAGCCTCCACCGTCTTGTCGTTCCGGTCATACCCCAGGACCACGCCTTCTTTTAGCGCCAGGAGGTTACAGGAATCCGTCCACTGCTCCCGGACGTCAAAGGGGAATTCGTTGTTGCCCGAATACAGGAAGACCGTTTCTTCGGTGCTGTGAAGGTCGCTGCGGCTGATGTCCACCAAAAGGTCTTCCAGGTTGTTGAAGTACGTGGGATTTTCCACGTTATCCTTCCTGAATTGGATAATGCGGAGCTGGTCGTCTTTTTTCTGTCCTTCCAGGATGCGCTGAACGGGGTCGGAGTCCTCGTTGGTGATGGCCTTTTTCGAAAAGTTACCCAGCATCACCCAGACGTTCCGTTTGACCTGGGTGAACACCGTGTCGATGTGCATATAGTCCCTTTTCTTAGGAATCCTTATGATGGAAACTTTGGAGACGACATTCCGGGAAAAAAGCAGGTTGGTGACCTGGTAGGCCGCCTCCATCGACGTCCGCTCACTGACCCCCACGAGTACGTGGTCAGGGGTAACCACCATGATGTCTCCCCCTTCCAGGGTCACCTTCCGCTCTTCCCCGTCCTTTGGCAAAAGGAAGTGTTGAAACGTTTCGGACAGCTCCAGCACGTTGGGGCGAAGCCGTTCGAAAAACGGGTGATGGAAAAATATATATTTGGAAAGCAACGCTTCCCTCGTCCTTGCCTTTTTGGCCGGTTTGTTGAGCAACAGGTATTCCCCGATGACGATCCCGATGTCCCGGGTGAAAATAAAGTTCGGGATGGGTGGGAACAGCATTTCTTTCTCATCGACGCTGCCCGTGATAAAGACCTTGGCCAGTTGTTCCGGTTTCAAATCCTGGAGACGGGTCTGTATCTGGAAGGAACAGCTTTCGATGGCGCAAACCGATGCGATGAGCTGCATCCGGATCTCCCGGTTTTCCAGGATTTCCGCCAGCAGCCACTGAAGCTCCACCACCTTGTCCGACTTGAAAAAGGTCGGGCGCCCCGGTTTGTAAAAACCCCGGCCCGGGTCGTCCGCTTCCGCGAGTTTCCCCTTGATCCGGTCAGGGTCCAGGAAGTACAGGAGGATCTTTGTATAATAATCGTATTCCTTACGGCGGATGGTGTCCAGGTGGACGATGTCCTCGAAAAGCCAGTCCTGTGCCTTGGAGGGCACCACCTTCCCAAGCCCGCTGTCAGGGCTGTGTACCAATAGTTTCCGCAGTGTGCCGATTTCGGATGTAACGCGTACCGGCGCTTCCGATTGTTTGTTCGCCATGGCGGGCAAGCTAGTCATTTTCCCCTACTTACGGAAATTAGTTACCTTTAGCTACCTAAACCTGCCATGAAAATCAGCGATATACAAAAGCTAGTTGCGTCATACCCCCGAGTACCTTTAACCGTGGACTGTGTCGTTTTTGGATTTGACGAGAATGCCCTGAAGGTGCTCCTGATCGAAAGTGATATTTCAGTTTTTGAAGGTAAATGGACCTTGCTCGGAGACTTTGTACAAGACAACGAAACGCTGGACGCCGCCGCCCACCGCATATTCCGGGAACGCACGGGGATGTCCGACATCTACCTGGAACAGGTAAGGGCCTTTAGCGACCCCGTCCGGCACCCCGGTGGCCGTGTCATCACCATGGCCTATTGTTCCCTGGTGAACATTCGCCACCACACGCTCCGGAAGCTCGACAACAGCCTCCACTGGCACACGGTACACGAGGTCACCGACATGGCCTTCGACCACCAGGAAATCGTCCAGGTCTGTTATACGTGGCTCCAGCGCCGCATCCAGGAACACCCCCTCGGCATCAACCTGCTGCCTGATAAGTTCAGCCTGCGTGAACTCCAGAACCTCTACGAGGCCATCCTCGATGTCCGCCTCGACCGCCGAAACTTCCGGAAAAAGTTTTTCTCCATGGACTTCCTCATCGACACCGGGGAATACGAGGACGACGTCCCCCATCGCCCGGGCCGGTTGTACAAGTTTGATTTCGACAAGTTTGAAAAGAAAAAAAGGAAGTGGATCGGGATTGACTTTGCGTAAGCCGCACCGCCCACGGCCTTACATGCCCCCTGTGGCGCCCGCCCCCAACGGAGCCTTGACGATGTGGCCGGCATCGTCGATCCTATAGTGCTGGACGTTTTCCACTGCAGACGACAGGGGAAGCTCACCCCCCGGCGGGAAACGGGACACCAGGTCCGACACGGTAAAATCCATGCTGGGTGTCATACGGAACATCTTCATGGGTTTGTACAACCCGAGATGACCGGCAACCACCATTTTATCGATAGGGATACCCGAGGGAGTGTATGTCACAAGGTAATAAGTGGCGCCGTCCCGGACAGCCTTTTGTGTTGCTGTCCGGGCGGTGTCCATTTCCAGGGGATCATCCTCCAGCAAAAAGAAGTCCCGGTATATGAAAGCCGTATAGGCCGGGTTCTCTGCAACCTTGCCCACGCTGAAAAAGACATCTGTTTTTACCCGGGAGAACAAGGGTTTTCCAATCGAAGGAATGAAGGGCTGGAAATAAAAAAATAAACCTACACCGTCCGAATCAATATGGTTCCCGATCCAGGAAGTATCTATGGAAAGCGGGAGGGGAAGATCAGTAAAACCGGCTTTAAACGCCCGCCAAAGGCCTTTACGTTTGTCTGTCGATAAGGCGGCAATGTAAGCGGGATAAAATCCGTCGGTATAAGCGACCTGCCGGTACTCTTTTTCCCGTACAAACCGCTCCGGCCGGACGCATCCAAGTTTTATCGCGTTCCGCACACAGTCGATGGCGCGGTCGGCATTGCTCTGGACATCGGTGCGAATGCTGTCATCCCGGACCTCGGCCTCGGCATAAGCCTCCGCCAGCCTGCACCAGACCTCCGCCTGGGGCGCGTATCCCAATTGCCTTGCGATGTCCAACGCCCGGGCCGCCTCGGCATACTGGCCCCCATTGAGCAGCACCAGGCCCAGATCGAAATACCCTTGGGAAGAGGGCGCCCGGCGCAGGATGTTTTTAAGCGTACCGGCACCTGCCGTCCAGGATGAAGCGGAATCCGCGGCGAGCCGATAGCTATCCCAATGGGTACTATCCCCCCGGGAGGCCGCAACGGCCACCCGCACCGAATCGATATTGTACAGGGCGGAGGTACTCAGGACAGGGTCTCGCCGCAATTGGCAGGCGAAAACGGCGGGCAGGAATAAAGGCAAGGCGGACAGGCGCATGCGGGTGAATTGTAACAACAAATTATAAAAAGGAACCCTATATTTGGCTACCATAAATGTTAAAATACATGCGTATCCGCCCCGTTTACCTCCTGCTGGCGCTCGGTCTTTCCGCCTGCCACCGCACCCCCTCCGCTTTCGACACCCAGAAACTCCTGGGCACCTATGGGGGAAACATGGGTAAAGGGGTATTATCCCTTACGCTGAACTATATCAACGGCGACATCGTCTCGGGTTTTGACATACACCAGGGCGCCCGCCGGAATGTCAACGGACATCTACAAGCGGAGGGAGACCATTTTGCCTTCACGTTGAACGAACCTGGTGATCATCCAAATGACGGCATCTTTTCGTTCACATTTGATACGGCGAAACTGCGTATTACCGGGGACTGGAAACCGCAACATCCGGAAAAGGCTTCGGAACAAAAGATCCGTTTGCACTTTGTCGTTGCGTTGGACTCACCGTATTCTTCCAACAGCATTAGCGGAACCTGGAACGTGGGTGCGGACTCCCTCCTGGTGTTTAACGATGACGGGTATTGCGAGTACAACTTCTACAAACACGCAGAAGATTCTACTTCCCAGGTGAACACGGTCCGGGGCAACTATGTAAAGACCGGCAATACCATCCGGATCGACTGGGAGAAAAATCCATTCACACCGGCGCGCCAGATGACCCTAAAGGTGGTGATGCAACCCATGGGCGATCCCGGGGACTCCGTGCGTCAGTTGAAAGGGAACGGATGGGTGTTGGAAGAGATGATGGATTGATATGAGCGCAAAGCTGCGATATATTTGGTGGACCATCCTGCTGGTCGCGCTGGCTTTTTTCAGTTTCCTGATGATCCGGCTGTCTTTACCTTATACCGCCCTCCGGAGCGACATAGACTTCCTGAAATCGAAGCAAGGGGTGTATTATATTCCCTACTGGCGGGTTAGCTTTTTCACGCACGTCTTTACCAGTTGTCTTGTGCTGTTGGCAGGATTTACGCAGTTCAACGGGTGGATCCTCAGACGTTATCCGCGAGTCCACCGTGTCATGGGTTACGTATACGTGTTGACGGTCGTGTTTGTCACCGGTCCCGCCGCCCTGGTGATGGGTTTTTATGCCAATGGCGGCCTTCCGGCCCGGACGAGTTTTGTATT
This sequence is a window from Dinghuibacter silviterrae. Protein-coding genes within it:
- a CDS encoding SDR family oxidoreductase codes for the protein MTERGRPILITGANGLLGQYLVKVLIEEGQFLVATGRGVCRFLHAEVFKGTPQQAPSYIYADMDFTDPASIRHVMDYWKPSVVIHAGAMTQVDPCEEDPLKCYQVNVEGTDLLLDAAKAVGARFVFVSTDFVFDGAAGPYKEDDTPAPISVYGQSKWEAEKLVMRSGLDWAIVRTILVYGTPFSGTRANIISWARDSLQAGRTIKVVSDQWRTPTYVGDLAEGISALLRLQKQGVYHISGRDFLTPYDMTLRTARLLGLDEALLVKVDASTFFQPGRRPPRTGFIIDKARRELGFEPVSFDEGILLTLGLTER
- the ctlX gene encoding citrulline utilization hydrolase CtlX, whose translation is MQTTSHILMIRPVNFAFNEETAVNNAFQVEGAGDDAQAKAAREFDAFVALLRESGVDVTVVGDTPEPYTPDSIFPNNWVSFHTDGTLVLYPMFAPNRRLERKEGVLDALKEHFVIRRRFDLSGWEAKSKYLEGTGSMVLDRDQRIAYACLSPRTDPQVLDEFCRRLEYQPVTFTALDAGGLPIYHTNVMMCVADTYVVICADAIPHAHERETVLETIRGTGKEIVRITLDQMARFAGNMLQVEGAEKLLVMSSQAFGSLSGEQLAVLGAHNRILYADLTTIETNGGGSARCMMAEVRLPLRKA
- a CDS encoding arginine deiminase family protein, which translates into the protein MANKQSEAPVRVTSEIGTLRKLLVHSPDSGLGKVVPSKAQDWLFEDIVHLDTIRRKEYDYYTKILLYFLDPDRIKGKLAEADDPGRGFYKPGRPTFFKSDKVVELQWLLAEILENREIRMQLIASVCAIESCSFQIQTRLQDLKPEQLAKVFITGSVDEKEMLFPPIPNFIFTRDIGIVIGEYLLLNKPAKKARTREALLSKYIFFHHPFFERLRPNVLELSETFQHFLLPKDGEERKVTLEGGDIMVVTPDHVLVGVSERTSMEAAYQVTNLLFSRNVVSKVSIIRIPKKRDYMHIDTVFTQVKRNVWVMLGNFSKKAITNEDSDPVQRILEGQKKDDQLRIIQFRKDNVENPTYFNNLEDLLVDISRSDLHSTEETVFLYSGNNEFPFDVREQWTDSCNLLALKEGVVLGYDRNDKTVEAFRKNGFHTIHAEELIEQLDSGRLTTAEIHDTLILMPSAELSRARGGFHCMSMPLVREDIR
- a CDS encoding NUDIX hydrolase — translated: MDCVVFGFDENALKVLLIESDISVFEGKWTLLGDFVQDNETLDAAAHRIFRERTGMSDIYLEQVRAFSDPVRHPGGRVITMAYCSLVNIRHHTLRKLDNSLHWHTVHEVTDMAFDHQEIVQVCYTWLQRRIQEHPLGINLLPDKFSLRELQNLYEAILDVRLDRRNFRKKFFSMDFLIDTGEYEDDVPHRPGRLYKFDFDKFEKKKRKWIGIDFA
- a CDS encoding DUF2306 domain-containing protein, whose product is MSAKLRYIWWTILLVALAFFSFLMIRLSLPYTALRSDIDFLKSKQGVYYIPYWRVSFFTHVFTSCLVLLAGFTQFNGWILRRYPRVHRVMGYVYVLTVVFVTGPAALVMGFYANGGLPARTSFVLLASLWITFTTLAWWFAVRKRFLLHGAFLYRSYALTLSALTLRSYTFLLQWFQAPVHPRDIYIVTAWLSWVPNLLVAEWLIQYRGVGKMLRAGRRRPSQTSPKR